The Primulina tabacum isolate GXHZ01 chromosome 7, ASM2559414v2, whole genome shotgun sequence genome includes a window with the following:
- the LOC142552103 gene encoding putative H/ACA ribonucleoprotein complex subunit 1-like protein 1 — protein MRPPRGRGGGGGRGGRDGGRGSRGGRFGGRGGRAPPRDEGPPSEVTEVSTFVLACEGEAVTKLTNEKIPYFNAPIYLHNKTQIGKVDEIFGPINESYFSIKMMEGIVATSYSAGDKFFIDPAKLLPLSRFLSQPKGQPQAGRGGFRGGGGFRGRGGGRGGGGGFRGRGAPRGGRGGFRGRGGGGGGGGGFRGRG, from the exons ATGAGACCTCCCAGGGGACGCGGTGGAGGAGGCGGCAGGGGCGGCAGAGACGGAGGACGCGGCAGTAGAGGTGGCAGATTTGGAGGCCGTGGAGGTCGCGCCCCTCCTCGCGATGAAGGCCCTCCTTCAGAAGTTACTG AGGTTTCTACATTCGTTCTTGCTTGCGAAGGAGAGGCGGTGACGAAGCTTACAAATGAGAAAATACCTTACTTCAATGCACCTATCTACCTGCACAACAAAACACAGATTGGTAAAGTGGATGAAATATTCGGCCCCATTAATGAATCT TATTTTTCCATTAAGATGATGGAAGGTATTGTGGCGACTTCTTATTCTGCGGGTGATAAGTTCTTCATAGACCCTGCAAAGCTCTTGCCGCTCTCGAGATTTCTATCTCAACCAAA GGGACAACCACAAGCAGGTAGAGGTGGATTTCGTGGAGGAGGTGGATTTCGTGGAAGAGGTGGTGGACGTGGTGGTGGGGGTGGATTTCGTGGAAGAGGTGCTCCAAGAGGGGGTAGAGGAGGTTTTAGAGGccgtggtggtggtggtggtggtggtggtggtttCAGGGGCAGAGGGTGA